The following proteins come from a genomic window of Thermus neutrinimicus:
- the thiS gene encoding sulfur carrier protein ThiS, translating into MVWLNGEAKPLEGKTLKEVLEELGVELSRVAVLLNEEAYPVWELPHHVLEEGDVVEVVALMQGG; encoded by the coding sequence ATGGTGTGGCTTAACGGCGAGGCCAAGCCTTTGGAGGGGAAGACGCTTAAGGAGGTCTTGGAGGAACTGGGCGTGGAGCTATCCCGGGTGGCGGTCCTCCTCAACGAGGAGGCCTATCCGGTGTGGGAGCTTCCCCACCACGTCCTAGAGGAAGGGGATGTGGTGGAGGTGGTGGCTCTGATGCAAGGAGGCTAG
- a CDS encoding sulfite exporter TauE/SafE family protein, with amino-acid sequence MAFLLGFLIAFAIGVTGVGAGTVTTPLLILALGLPPEVAVGTALLFGFLVKIPAGTVYLLRDQVAGRALGLLLLGGLPGVFLGSLLLSHLRGARDLVLLLVGFTLLLSAGLGLYRSLTNRQPGSRRERLWLLPLGGFGIGLEVGFSSAGGGALGTLLLLYATRLSPQQVVGTDILYGLTLALVGGGVHLHFGQVAPGILLPLSMGGMLGAALGALLATKVPKEPFRVALLLWLLFIGAQLVWRGAAHG; translated from the coding sequence ATGGCCTTCCTCTTGGGCTTCCTCATCGCCTTCGCCATCGGGGTCACCGGGGTAGGGGCTGGCACGGTAACCACCCCCCTGCTCATCCTGGCCCTGGGCCTACCCCCCGAGGTGGCGGTGGGCACGGCCCTCCTCTTTGGTTTTTTGGTAAAGATTCCCGCCGGAACCGTTTACCTCCTGCGGGACCAGGTGGCGGGGAGGGCCTTGGGGCTTTTGCTCCTGGGGGGCCTGCCGGGCGTTTTTCTGGGCAGCCTCCTTCTGTCCCACCTCAGGGGGGCAAGGGATCTGGTCCTCCTCCTGGTGGGGTTTACCTTGCTTCTATCCGCTGGGTTAGGGCTTTACCGTAGCCTCACCAACCGCCAGCCTGGGAGTAGGAGGGAGAGGCTTTGGCTCCTGCCGCTTGGGGGGTTTGGCATTGGCCTCGAGGTGGGCTTTTCCTCCGCAGGAGGTGGGGCCTTGGGCACCCTTCTCCTCCTCTACGCCACCCGGCTTTCCCCGCAGCAGGTGGTGGGCACGGACATCCTCTATGGTCTAACCCTGGCCCTGGTGGGGGGAGGGGTTCACCTGCACTTCGGCCAGGTGGCCCCAGGGATCCTCCTGCCCCTAAGCATGGGTGGGATGCTGGGGGCCGCTTTGGGAGCTCTCCTGGCCACCAAGGTGCCCAAGGAACCCTTCCGGGTGGCCCTCCTCCTCTGGCTCCTCTTCATCGGGGCCCAGCTGGTCTGGCGGGGGGCGGCCCATGGCTAA
- a CDS encoding nitrite/sulfite reductase gives MAGLSTEVEAEVQYLEAMIARLEAGEEDPEDFRLYRLKNGIYGIRGRPEHHMVRIKLPVGRVSPEALRVLAEVAERYTENRLAHVTTRQAVQLHHVHRRNVPHVLRAVNGVGLTTREACGHSIRAITCCPYAGVSPEEPFDVTPYAEATYRYFLRHPVGQNLPRKFKIAFEGCATDHARTPIHDIGAVAAVEGGQRGFRLYVGGGLGAVPMSAELLEPFTPEEDLLPTLLAILRLFDRHGNRKVLTQARLKFLVRKWGIAAFREAVREERRIVKLTASGEDLEAWNPAAWSQEPAPQPPSPPRKPFSFTPGFDEWRRNNLFRQKQAGFYTVTVRLPLGDITPEGLRALAKIAETYAGEVRSAISQNFLLRFVPEEALGGLYEALLEAGLAHPQAHTILDITRCPGADTCNLAITHSRGLAQALESHLLDLPLIQDPGVRPISLKISGCPNSCGQHPIADIGFYGSSRKVGEREVPHYTLLLGGRTREGEARFGQVVARIPARRAPEAVERILRRYQEERLQNESFQAFLDRVGAASFKPLLEDLQGIPPYEEAPEFYQDLGADGQDFRVQLGHGECAV, from the coding sequence ATGGCAGGACTCAGCACGGAGGTCGAGGCCGAAGTCCAGTATTTGGAGGCCATGATCGCCCGCCTCGAGGCGGGGGAGGAAGACCCCGAGGACTTCCGGCTCTATCGCCTGAAAAACGGTATCTACGGTATTCGGGGAAGGCCTGAACACCATATGGTGCGCATCAAACTCCCCGTAGGCCGGGTAAGCCCGGAAGCCCTAAGGGTTCTAGCAGAGGTGGCGGAGCGGTATACGGAAAACCGCCTGGCCCACGTAACTACCCGGCAAGCGGTGCAGCTTCACCACGTGCACCGAAGGAACGTACCCCACGTCCTCCGGGCCGTAAACGGGGTGGGCCTCACTACCCGGGAAGCCTGCGGCCACTCCATCCGGGCCATCACCTGCTGCCCGTACGCCGGGGTTTCCCCCGAGGAACCCTTTGACGTGACCCCTTACGCCGAGGCCACCTACCGCTACTTCCTCCGCCACCCCGTGGGGCAGAACCTGCCCCGCAAGTTCAAGATCGCCTTTGAGGGATGCGCCACCGACCACGCCCGCACCCCTATCCACGACATCGGAGCGGTGGCGGCGGTGGAAGGGGGCCAAAGGGGCTTTCGCCTCTACGTGGGCGGGGGCTTGGGGGCGGTTCCCATGAGCGCCGAACTTCTGGAACCCTTTACCCCGGAAGAGGACCTCCTGCCCACCCTCCTGGCCATCCTTCGCCTCTTTGACCGCCATGGCAACCGCAAGGTCCTGACCCAGGCCCGGCTTAAGTTCCTGGTGAGGAAGTGGGGCATCGCCGCCTTCCGGGAAGCGGTGCGGGAGGAAAGGCGGATCGTGAAGCTCACCGCCAGCGGGGAGGACCTCGAGGCCTGGAACCCCGCCGCCTGGAGCCAGGAGCCAGCTCCCCAACCACCCTCCCCCCCCAGGAAGCCCTTCTCCTTCACTCCGGGGTTTGACGAGTGGCGCCGCAACAACCTCTTCCGCCAGAAGCAGGCAGGTTTCTACACGGTAACCGTCCGCCTACCCCTGGGGGATATCACGCCCGAGGGCCTCAGGGCCCTGGCGAAGATCGCCGAAACCTATGCTGGGGAGGTAAGAAGCGCCATCAGCCAGAATTTCCTCCTCCGCTTCGTGCCGGAAGAGGCTTTGGGAGGGCTTTATGAGGCCCTTCTGGAAGCGGGCCTCGCCCATCCCCAGGCCCACACCATCCTGGACATCACCCGTTGCCCGGGGGCGGATACCTGCAACCTGGCCATCACCCACTCCCGGGGCCTGGCCCAGGCCCTGGAATCCCATCTCCTGGACCTTCCCTTAATCCAGGACCCGGGGGTGCGGCCCATCAGCCTTAAGATCTCCGGCTGCCCCAACTCCTGCGGCCAGCATCCTATCGCCGACATCGGTTTCTACGGCTCAAGCCGCAAGGTGGGGGAAAGGGAGGTACCCCATTACACCCTCCTCCTGGGCGGGCGCACCCGGGAAGGCGAGGCCCGCTTCGGCCAGGTAGTGGCCCGCATCCCCGCCCGGCGCGCACCCGAGGCGGTGGAACGGATCCTGAGGCGCTACCAGGAGGAGCGACTGCAGAACGAAAGCTTCCAGGCCTTTTTGGACCGGGTAGGGGCTGCTTCCTTCAAGCCCCTCCTGGAGGACCTCCAGGGTATTCCCCCTTACGAGGAGGCCCCGGAGTTCTACCAGGATCTAGGAGCCGATGGGCAGGATTTCCGGGTCCAGCTAGGCCACGGGGAATGCGCAGTCTGA
- a CDS encoding NAD(P)/FAD-dependent oxidoreductase yields the protein MKADAIVVGAGIIGALAAYELRKRGLNVLLLDAGKEGAATLASAGMLAPYPEGLSGEVLEAALLGLESYPGLLAELRGLDLEVEAGFSGTQVVALSHGEQEAWGAGEPLSYPVRGARGARTFPGGYVHPGRLREALLRALAAMDTPLVLAEVERVEPGRVHGRGEEGAFSLEAPRILLAVGAWGGRFGLRVRPLKGEALVLVGPPEAQPPQPLFAGEGYLLPREGGVYVGATGREGWAPGVDLFGLRWLADYAHERFPLLEGARLREALWGLRPAGELFVGEVQEGIYAAVGHGRNGVLLAPWTAKRILELMGVEP from the coding sequence GTGAAGGCGGACGCCATCGTGGTGGGGGCAGGGATCATCGGGGCCCTGGCTGCCTACGAGCTGAGGAAGCGGGGCCTGAACGTCCTCCTGCTGGATGCCGGCAAGGAGGGGGCGGCCACCCTGGCCAGCGCAGGGATGCTGGCCCCCTACCCCGAGGGGCTTTCCGGGGAGGTGCTGGAGGCGGCCCTCTTGGGCCTGGAGTCCTACCCGGGGCTTCTTGCTGAGCTTAGGGGCCTGGACCTGGAGGTGGAAGCAGGCTTTTCCGGTACCCAGGTGGTGGCCCTATCCCATGGGGAACAGGAAGCCTGGGGAGCGGGAGAACCCCTCTCCTATCCGGTGCGGGGGGCAAGGGGCGCACGCACCTTCCCCGGGGGTTATGTGCATCCCGGAAGGCTAAGGGAGGCCCTGTTAAGGGCCTTGGCCGCCATGGACACCCCCTTGGTCCTGGCCGAGGTGGAACGGGTGGAGCCGGGACGGGTCCATGGGCGGGGGGAGGAGGGAGCCTTTTCCCTCGAGGCCCCCCGCATCCTCCTGGCCGTGGGGGCGTGGGGAGGGCGGTTCGGTCTTAGGGTGCGCCCCCTAAAGGGGGAGGCCCTGGTCCTGGTGGGACCTCCTGAGGCCCAGCCCCCCCAGCCCCTTTTTGCCGGGGAGGGTTACCTCCTTCCGCGGGAGGGCGGGGTGTACGTGGGGGCCACGGGGCGCGAGGGGTGGGCTCCTGGGGTGGACCTCTTTGGGCTCAGGTGGCTTGCCGATTACGCCCACGAGCGCTTTCCCCTCCTGGAAGGGGCCCGGTTGCGGGAGGCCCTTTGGGGCCTTCGGCCCGCGGGGGAGCTTTTTGTGGGGGAGGTACAGGAAGGAATCTATGCGGCGGTGGGCCACGGGAGGAACGGGGTCCTCCTGGCTCCGTGGACAGCGAAGAGGATTCTGGAACTTATGGGGGTAGAACCATGA
- a CDS encoding thiazole synthase has protein sequence MDTWKVGDTELKSRLILGSGKFKDFGVMREAVRASGAEVVTVAIRRVEAKMPGHVGLLEALEGVRLLPNTAGAKTAEEALRIARLGRVLTGERWVKLEAIPDPTYLLPDPVETLRAAERLLEEGFVVLPYIGPDLVLAKRLAALGTATVMPLAAPIGSGWGVKTRALLELFAREKASLPPVVVDAGLGLPSHAAEVMEMGLEAVLVNTAIAEAEDPVAMAEAFRLAVEAGRRAYLAGPMRPREGASPSSPTEGVPLGGQKR, from the coding sequence ATGGACACCTGGAAGGTAGGGGATACCGAGCTGAAAAGCCGCCTCATCCTGGGTTCGGGTAAGTTCAAGGACTTTGGGGTGATGCGGGAGGCCGTAAGGGCTTCAGGGGCGGAGGTGGTCACCGTGGCCATCCGCCGGGTGGAGGCCAAGATGCCCGGGCACGTGGGGCTTTTGGAGGCCTTGGAGGGGGTCAGGCTTCTGCCCAACACCGCCGGGGCCAAGACCGCGGAGGAGGCCCTAAGGATTGCCCGCCTGGGCCGGGTCCTCACCGGGGAACGGTGGGTGAAGCTGGAGGCGATCCCCGACCCTACCTACCTCCTTCCCGACCCCGTGGAGACCCTGAGGGCGGCGGAGAGGCTGTTGGAAGAGGGTTTTGTGGTTCTTCCCTACATCGGGCCCGACCTGGTCCTGGCCAAAAGGCTGGCGGCGCTGGGCACGGCCACGGTCATGCCCCTGGCGGCCCCCATCGGTTCGGGCTGGGGGGTTAAGACCCGGGCCCTTTTGGAGCTCTTTGCCCGGGAAAAGGCTTCCCTGCCCCCGGTGGTGGTGGATGCGGGGCTTGGCCTGCCCTCCCATGCGGCAGAGGTGATGGAGATGGGCCTGGAAGCGGTTTTGGTGAACACCGCTATCGCCGAGGCGGAAGACCCCGTGGCCATGGCCGAGGCCTTCCGCTTGGCGGTGGAGGCGGGAAGGAGGGCGTACCTGGCGGGGCCCATGCGCCCCAGGGAGGGGGCAAGCCCCTCGAGCCCCACCGAGGGCGTGCCTTTGGGAGGGCAAAAGCGGTGA
- the thiC gene encoding phosphomethylpyrimidine synthase ThiC, whose amino-acid sequence MTQLEAARKGIVTEEMAYVAEKEGVSPEVVREGVAAGRIVIPRNPNHRTLKDFKGIGEGLSVKVNANLGTSYDYVNPEEEVEKARVAIQYGADTIMDLSTGGDLRAIRERILEVATVPLGTVPIYEAEFRAAKRKSFFDMSADDLFGVIEEHGRQGVDYITVHAGVTLRNLEVYRNTPRTTGIVSRGGGLLAAWMLHRGEENPLYARFDDLLDIARTYDVTLSLGDGLRPGSLADSTDRAQIAELLTIGELVERARRAGVQAMVEGPGHISLNEVAANVQIQKKLTGHAPFYILGMLPVDTAAGFDHIAGAIGGALAGWMGADMLCYLTPAEHLGLPTPEHVKEGVIAFRIAAHAADVARGNPRALEQNRRMSEARYRLDWEGQFALCLFPEEARRLKEERGSKTKACSMCGPFCPMSLVEAVLRGKGRMELPVG is encoded by the coding sequence ATGACCCAGCTGGAAGCGGCAAGAAAAGGCATCGTCACCGAGGAGATGGCCTACGTGGCGGAAAAGGAGGGGGTTTCCCCAGAAGTGGTGCGGGAGGGGGTGGCCGCGGGGCGGATCGTGATTCCCCGGAACCCCAACCACCGCACCCTTAAGGACTTCAAGGGGATTGGGGAGGGGCTTAGCGTGAAGGTGAACGCCAACCTGGGCACCTCCTACGACTACGTAAACCCCGAGGAGGAGGTGGAAAAGGCCCGGGTGGCCATCCAGTACGGGGCGGACACCATCATGGACCTCTCCACCGGGGGAGACCTGAGGGCCATAAGGGAGCGGATCCTCGAGGTGGCCACGGTCCCCTTGGGCACCGTGCCCATCTACGAGGCGGAGTTCCGCGCCGCCAAGAGGAAAAGCTTCTTCGACATGTCCGCGGACGACCTTTTTGGGGTCATAGAGGAGCACGGGCGGCAGGGGGTGGACTACATCACCGTGCACGCGGGGGTTACCCTGAGGAACCTGGAGGTCTACCGGAACACCCCCCGGACCACGGGGATCGTGAGCCGAGGCGGAGGGCTTCTCGCCGCCTGGATGCTCCACCGGGGAGAGGAGAACCCCCTTTATGCCCGCTTTGATGACCTCTTGGACATCGCCCGTACCTACGACGTGACCCTCTCCTTAGGAGATGGCCTCAGGCCCGGTTCCCTGGCGGACAGCACCGACCGGGCCCAGATCGCCGAGCTCCTCACCATCGGGGAACTGGTGGAAAGGGCCCGCCGGGCGGGGGTGCAGGCCATGGTGGAGGGCCCGGGGCACATCTCTCTTAACGAGGTGGCCGCCAACGTGCAAATCCAGAAGAAGCTCACGGGCCATGCCCCCTTCTACATCCTGGGCATGCTTCCCGTGGATACCGCCGCTGGCTTTGACCACATCGCCGGGGCCATCGGCGGGGCCTTGGCGGGCTGGATGGGGGCGGATATGCTCTGCTACCTGACCCCGGCGGAGCACCTGGGCCTCCCCACCCCGGAGCACGTGAAGGAGGGGGTGATCGCCTTCAGGATCGCCGCCCATGCCGCCGACGTGGCCCGGGGGAACCCCAGGGCCCTGGAGCAAAACCGCCGCATGTCCGAGGCCCGCTACCGCCTGGACTGGGAAGGCCAGTTTGCCCTCTGCCTCTTTCCCGAGGAGGCCCGCCGCCTCAAGGAGGAGCGGGGCTCCAAGACCAAGGCCTGTAGCATGTGCGGCCCCTTCTGCCCCATGAGCCTGGTGGAGGCGGTCCTTAGGGGTAAGGGCCGCATGGAGCTTCCCGTAGGTTAG
- the sat gene encoding sulfate adenylyltransferase, protein MRETLPQVEIGEDERLDLENLATGAFHPVRGFMTREETLSVAQEMRLPSGEVWTIPILLQLQEKPRVGRGDRVVLVYGKEPVALLQVDDAYELDLKALAHQVFGTESEAHPGVRKFLEKGPYALGGRVEVLAWRPRSKDLEKTPAEVQAFFRKRGWRKVVAFQTRNAPHRAHEYLIRLGLELADGVLIHPILGAKKEDDFPTEVILKAYQALKEGFLPPERVALFGLATPMRYAGPKEAVFHALVRKNFGATHFLVGRDHAGVGNFYDPYAAHRIFDQLPPLGIEILRVGAVFHCSFCGGIASEKTCPDHHREGRISISMTKVRSLLREGKVPPAELVRPELLPILREGV, encoded by the coding sequence GTGCGGGAAACCCTGCCCCAGGTGGAAATCGGTGAGGACGAGAGGCTGGATTTGGAAAACCTGGCCACGGGGGCCTTCCACCCCGTGCGCGGCTTCATGACCCGGGAGGAAACCCTTTCCGTAGCTCAGGAAATGCGCCTCCCTTCGGGAGAGGTTTGGACAATCCCCATCCTCCTCCAGCTCCAGGAGAAACCCCGGGTGGGCAGAGGGGACCGGGTGGTCTTGGTGTATGGGAAAGAGCCCGTGGCCCTTCTCCAGGTAGATGACGCCTACGAGCTGGACCTTAAGGCCCTGGCCCACCAGGTCTTCGGTACGGAAAGCGAAGCGCATCCCGGGGTAAGGAAGTTCCTGGAAAAGGGTCCCTATGCCCTGGGAGGACGGGTGGAGGTTCTGGCCTGGAGGCCTAGGTCCAAGGACCTGGAGAAAACACCTGCGGAGGTCCAGGCCTTTTTCCGAAAGCGGGGCTGGCGCAAGGTGGTGGCTTTCCAGACCCGCAACGCCCCCCACCGGGCCCACGAGTACCTGATCCGGCTGGGGCTGGAGCTGGCCGACGGCGTCCTGATCCACCCCATCCTGGGAGCCAAGAAGGAGGACGATTTCCCCACGGAGGTCATCCTGAAGGCCTACCAAGCCCTGAAGGAGGGCTTCCTTCCCCCCGAGCGGGTGGCCCTGTTTGGCCTCGCAACCCCCATGCGCTACGCCGGACCCAAGGAGGCGGTCTTCCACGCCCTGGTGCGCAAGAACTTCGGGGCCACCCACTTCCTGGTGGGCCGCGACCATGCGGGGGTGGGGAACTTTTACGACCCCTACGCCGCTCACCGCATCTTTGACCAGCTTCCTCCGCTTGGCATTGAAATCCTGAGGGTGGGGGCGGTTTTCCACTGCTCCTTTTGCGGTGGGATTGCCTCGGAAAAAACCTGCCCTGATCATCACCGAGAAGGGCGGATCTCCATCAGCATGACCAAGGTACGTTCCCTTCTCCGGGAGGGCAAAGTCCCACCTGCCGAGCTGGTGCGGCCGGAACTACTCCCCATCCTCAGGGAAGGGGTCTAG
- a CDS encoding phosphoadenylyl-sulfate reductase — protein MDKVKSAKTFIQEALAEGQKPCFTCSFQAEDLVVLHLLLEEKPDVPVVFLDTGYHFPEVYAYRDALKERLGFRLVNLTPSLSREEQERLYGRLYETDPSRCCQIRKVEPLFQALEGYDTWFTGLRREQSPTRAHLKPVEEAILHSGHRLKKVSPLYDWTLKEVFAYLAVAGLPYLPLYDQGYLSIGCAPCTAKPLDPQDPRSGRWTGKGKLECGIHLHGKEG, from the coding sequence ATGGACAAGGTGAAAAGTGCCAAGACCTTCATCCAGGAAGCATTAGCGGAAGGCCAGAAGCCCTGCTTCACGTGCAGTTTTCAAGCAGAGGACTTGGTGGTCCTCCATCTCCTTTTGGAAGAGAAACCCGACGTCCCCGTCGTCTTCCTGGACACCGGCTACCACTTCCCGGAGGTCTACGCCTACCGGGATGCCCTAAAGGAAAGGCTTGGCTTTCGGCTCGTAAACCTCACCCCAAGCCTTTCCAGGGAGGAGCAGGAGCGCCTTTACGGGAGGCTCTACGAGACCGACCCCAGCCGCTGCTGCCAGATCCGCAAGGTGGAGCCCCTCTTTCAGGCCCTCGAGGGCTACGATACCTGGTTCACGGGACTCAGGCGGGAGCAGTCCCCCACCCGGGCCCACCTCAAGCCCGTGGAAGAAGCAATTCTCCATAGCGGCCACCGCCTGAAAAAGGTAAGCCCCCTTTACGACTGGACCCTTAAAGAGGTCTTCGCCTACCTGGCCGTGGCCGGTCTTCCCTACCTTCCCCTTTACGACCAGGGTTACCTCTCCATCGGCTGCGCTCCCTGCACGGCCAAGCCCCTGGACCCTCAGGACCCTCGCTCTGGTCGCTGGACAGGCAAGGGCAAGCTGGAGTGCGGCATCCATCTTCACGGCAAGGAGGGGTAG
- a CDS encoding precorrin-2 dehydrogenase/sirohydrochlorin ferrochelatase family protein, giving the protein MTYFPLMLDLRDRPVLFIAGGPETEVKLKALLEAQARITVLAEEDHWNLADLAKEGRVRWLPRGYREGDLEGFFLVVSHPRDKGIHPQVKAEAERRRVFLVAVDDPENASAILPAVVRRGELVVALSTSGAAPALAVRLKERLLRLLDPEYGELVAYLRRLRPRIAAVPSFAERRRLWYRIVDLALGELDRDPEAGLARAEEKVEEVLAEVQPWTR; this is encoded by the coding sequence ATGACCTACTTTCCCCTCATGCTGGACCTGCGGGATAGGCCCGTCCTCTTCATCGCCGGCGGGCCGGAAACAGAGGTCAAGCTCAAGGCTCTCCTCGAGGCCCAAGCCCGGATCACCGTCCTTGCCGAGGAGGACCATTGGAACCTGGCGGACCTGGCCAAGGAGGGGAGGGTCCGCTGGCTTCCCCGAGGCTACCGGGAAGGGGACCTCGAGGGCTTCTTCCTGGTGGTAAGCCATCCCCGGGACAAGGGGATCCACCCCCAGGTCAAGGCGGAAGCGGAAAGGCGAAGGGTATTCCTGGTGGCGGTGGACGACCCGGAAAACGCCTCCGCCATCCTCCCCGCCGTGGTGCGAAGGGGAGAGTTGGTGGTGGCCCTCTCCACCTCCGGCGCGGCCCCTGCCCTGGCGGTGCGCCTGAAGGAGCGCCTCCTCCGGCTTTTGGACCCGGAGTACGGGGAACTCGTAGCCTACCTGCGCCGCCTTAGGCCCAGGATAGCGGCAGTCCCCTCCTTTGCAGAGCGCAGACGGCTTTGGTACCGAATCGTGGACCTGGCTTTAGGGGAACTGGACCGGGATCCGGAGGCAGGTCTGGCCCGGGCCGAGGAAAAGGTGGAGGAAGTGCTTGCGGAGGTCCAGCCATGGACAAGGTGA
- a CDS encoding uroporphyrinogen-III synthase, giving the protein MRIAYAGLRRKEEFRILAEKLGLTPLLFPVQTTEKVPVPEYRDHLRRLAEGVDLLVATTGVGVKDLLEGGRALELTLQEPLKRAHRLARGTKAARTLRELGLPPHGVGDGTSASLLPLLPQGQGIAALQLYGKPLPLLEKALEERGYLVLPLMSYRHLPDPEGIRRLENAILAGEVDAVAFVAAIQVEFLFEGAADPYALGQALNGKVKALAVGRVTADALKEWGVPPFYVDEQERLGSMLQGFLRLCREVV; this is encoded by the coding sequence ATGCGGATCGCTTACGCCGGTCTGCGTAGGAAGGAGGAGTTCCGGATTTTGGCGGAGAAACTGGGGCTTACCCCCCTACTTTTTCCCGTACAGACCACGGAGAAGGTGCCGGTGCCCGAATACCGGGATCACCTCCGGCGCCTGGCGGAAGGGGTAGACCTCCTGGTGGCCACCACCGGGGTGGGGGTGAAGGACCTCCTGGAGGGCGGCCGGGCCTTAGAGCTCACCCTACAGGAGCCCCTGAAAAGGGCCCACCGCCTGGCTCGAGGAACCAAGGCCGCCCGGACCCTGAGGGAACTTGGCCTCCCTCCCCATGGAGTAGGGGACGGGACCAGCGCAAGCCTCCTTCCCCTGCTTCCCCAGGGACAGGGGATAGCCGCCCTTCAGCTCTACGGCAAGCCCCTGCCCCTGCTGGAAAAAGCCCTGGAGGAGAGGGGCTACCTGGTTCTTCCCCTCATGTCCTACCGCCATCTCCCGGACCCCGAGGGCATCCGCCGCTTGGAAAACGCCATCCTCGCGGGCGAGGTGGATGCGGTGGCCTTCGTGGCCGCCATCCAGGTGGAGTTCCTGTTTGAGGGAGCCGCGGATCCTTATGCCTTAGGGCAGGCCTTGAACGGGAAAGTAAAGGCTCTGGCCGTGGGCCGGGTCACCGCAGATGCCTTAAAGGAGTGGGGAGTCCCACCCTTTTACGTGGACGAGCAGGAACGGCTAGGAAGCATGCTCCAGGGTTTCTTACGCCTGTGCCGGGAGGTGGTATGA
- the thiE gene encoding thiamine phosphate synthase encodes MLGRLYLVVTPRPGWSLEVTLDRTERALAGGVEVLQLRAKDWEARPTLDLGERMLSLARRYGVPFFLNDRPDLAALLGADGVHLGQGDLTPGEARRFFQGMVGRSTHAAEQALKALEEGVDYLSIGPVWETPTKPGRPAAGLAYVRWARENLGEKPWYAIGGITLENLGEVLEAGARRIVVVRAILDAEDPEKAAQAFREKLYGVA; translated from the coding sequence TTGCTGGGAAGGCTCTATCTGGTGGTGACCCCCAGGCCCGGCTGGTCCCTGGAGGTGACCTTGGACCGCACGGAAAGGGCCTTGGCAGGGGGGGTGGAGGTTTTGCAACTTCGGGCAAAGGACTGGGAGGCCAGGCCCACCCTGGACCTGGGGGAGAGGATGTTGTCCCTGGCCCGGCGGTACGGGGTTCCCTTCTTCCTCAACGACCGGCCTGATCTGGCGGCCCTTCTGGGGGCGGACGGGGTGCACCTGGGCCAGGGGGACCTCACCCCCGGGGAGGCCCGGCGCTTCTTCCAGGGGATGGTGGGCCGCTCCACCCACGCCGCCGAGCAGGCTCTAAAGGCCCTCGAGGAAGGCGTGGACTACCTCTCCATAGGCCCGGTGTGGGAAACCCCCACCAAGCCGGGTAGGCCGGCAGCGGGCTTGGCCTATGTGCGATGGGCCAGGGAAAATTTGGGGGAGAAGCCCTGGTACGCCATCGGCGGCATCACCCTGGAGAACCTGGGGGAGGTCTTGGAGGCTGGGGCGCGCCGCATCGTGGTGGTGCGGGCCATTTTGGACGCCGAGGACCCCGAGAAGGCGGCCCAGGCCTTTCGGGAGAAGCTCTATGGTGTGGCTTAA
- the cobA gene encoding uroporphyrinogen-III C-methyltransferase, producing MAKVYLVGAGPGDPELLTLKAYRLLKEAPVVLHDRLVGKGILALARGQRVDVGKSEGESGKQEVIHRLLLRYAQAYPFVVRLKGGDPFVLGRGGEEALFLAAHGIEVEVVPGVSSFLATGLPLTHRGLSSGFAVVSGVLEGGGYPDLAPFARAPTLVVLMGVKRRVWIAQELLRLGRRPDEPTLFVAEATTSREERVQAALHEVAAGKVAVSSPAVWVLGEVVRVFGARAKEVSLASATVEV from the coding sequence ATGGCTAAGGTCTACCTGGTGGGGGCAGGCCCAGGGGATCCGGAACTCCTCACCCTGAAGGCCTACCGGCTTCTAAAGGAGGCCCCCGTGGTCCTCCACGACCGGCTGGTGGGTAAGGGCATCCTCGCCTTGGCCCGGGGGCAGAGGGTGGACGTGGGTAAATCGGAGGGGGAAAGCGGCAAGCAAGAGGTGATCCACCGCCTACTGCTTCGCTATGCCCAGGCCTATCCCTTCGTGGTCCGGCTTAAGGGAGGGGACCCCTTCGTGTTGGGCAGAGGAGGTGAGGAAGCCCTTTTCCTGGCCGCCCACGGGATAGAGGTGGAGGTGGTGCCTGGGGTGAGCAGTTTCTTGGCCACGGGGCTACCCCTCACCCACCGTGGCCTTAGCTCAGGGTTTGCCGTGGTTTCCGGGGTCCTGGAAGGCGGAGGATATCCGGACCTTGCGCCCTTTGCCCGGGCACCCACCCTAGTGGTCCTCATGGGGGTGAAAAGGCGGGTATGGATCGCCCAGGAACTCCTCCGGCTGGGAAGGAGGCCAGATGAACCCACCCTCTTCGTTGCGGAGGCCACCACCTCTAGGGAAGAGAGGGTGCAGGCGGCCTTGCACGAGGTAGCGGCGGGAAAGGTGGCGGTTTCTTCCCCGGCGGTTTGGGTGCTGGGGGAGGTGGTAAGGGTCTTCGGTGCCAGGGCAAAGGAGGTCTCGTTAGCCTCGGCGACAGTGGAGGTCTAG